Proteins from one Esox lucius isolate fEsoLuc1 chromosome 19, fEsoLuc1.pri, whole genome shotgun sequence genomic window:
- the cdhr5b gene encoding cadherin-related family member 5 isoform X2 — translation MGQFTMEKEYTYFSLRTILGFLLVFLFQRSTEAQMCSSEKVTSIKENNVVGAVVTTITRQDGVTLTLTSNPANSFEMNGNNLTAAIVLDFENTKQFTVTIECKRNEEILPLDIVIIVENVNDNEPVFGQREYTLNVSELLPIDSKVGTIEATDADADPLIYRLEPSTTGFKLQGNSPNILVQKVLDYDTVKRVTLTLYAQDSPTSTPPSFTATATIQVNILDVNNRPPWFQPCNEIIEGMSKICLNSGYKSKVNLTEQEVGPLQLKPGPLYAIDGDKGINVPIRYRFVAGNEAEIFQISENTGNITMLKAMDVEGPLTLTVMATEMTNADHFATTTVNIVVVNKSKNPPQFEKKEYEGFISADSGINSMVLDGKSSNRPLRVQAKDADFADGFNSNIRYEAQEGRGFSITPQGFILMSQNLEPGPVSLQLKAIDSSNEESSIAMLMVEVTPDRVLGAPGGYGPGEMASLGVSLAVLLVVALVIIGLLLFRIQKSKTAWRKLSEASIFRSYLGKGPGELKDGVQYTNEGFQNDEDNGSVGSKGPDEKDGMKASAGNQVTPKAVDEMITKVSAPLYTNLLSVTSSLADSDKADSEKEVKPILTKERRMEEGYKSVWFKEDIDPNAKEEVVIIPDNEEQESDDNDDDDDDKEEDQSKEEEVDDNLSPQTPNVFFSDDWDNKPRARFEDSEDEEMQTDDL, via the exons ATGGGACaatttacaatggagaaggaaTATACTTACTTCTCTTTGAGGACCATCTTGGGCTTTTTACTTGTGTTTTTGTTCCAGAGATCTACTGAGGCTCAGA TGTGCTCCAGTGAAAAGGTGACATCtattaaagaaaacaatgttgttGGTGCTGTTGTGACCACAATCACCAGACAAGATGGAGTGACTTTGACTTTAACCAGTAATCCTGCAAACTCTTTTGAAATGAATGGCAACAATCTTACAGCGGCCATAGTTTTAGATTTTGAG aATACCAAGCAATTCACTGTTACCATTGAATGCAAAAGAAATGAAGAAATT CTCCCTCTAGACATAGTGATAATTGTTGAAAATGTGAATGATAACGAACCAGTATTTGGCCAAAGAGAGTACACTCTCAATGTCTCTGAG TTATTACCCATAGACTCAAAAGTTGGTACAATTGAAGCAACGGATGCAGATGCAGACCCACTCATTTACCGCCTCGAGCCCAGTACA ACAGGTTTTAAACTGCAAGGTAACAGCCCAAACATACTAGTGCAAAAAGTCCTTGACTATGACACAGTCAAAAGGGTGACACTTACATTGTATGCTCAG GACAGCCCCACATCCACGCCACCCTCATTCACTGCCACTGCTACGATACAAGTCAATATCTTGGACGTTAACAACCGTCCGCCATGGTTCCAGCCCTGCAACGAAATAATAGAAGGCATGTCAAAAATCTGCCTCAACTCTGGATACAAAAGCAAGGTCAACCTTACAGAGCAAGAG GTTGGTCCGTTGCAACTGAAGCCCGGTCCACTGTATGCCATTGATGGTGACAAAGGCATAAATGTGCCAATAAGGTACAGATTTGTAGCCG GGAATGAAGCTGAAATATTTCAGATCAGTGAAAACACTGGAAACATCACCATGTTGAAAGCGATGGATGTAGAGGGTCCACTAACCTTGACAGTTATG GCTACAGAAATGACCAATGCTGACCACTTTGCGACGACAACAGTCAATATCGTTGTTGTGAACAAGAGTAAGAACCCGCCACAGTTTGAAAAGAAAGAATACGAGGGCTTCATCTCAGCAGATTCTGGTATCAACAGCATGGTTCTGGATGGCAAATCATCAAACAGACCACTCAGGGTCCAGGCCAAGGATGCAGACTTTGCTGAT GGATTCAATTCGAACATTAGATATGAGGCTCAGGAAGGAAGAGGTTTCTCAATCACCCCACAAGGCTTCATCCTGATGTCGCAAAACCTTGAGCCAGGCCCTGTTTCCTTGCAA CTGAAAGCCATCGACTCTTCCAATGAAGAATCAAGTATAGCAATGCTCATGGTAGAGGTCACGCCAG ACAGGGTACTTGGAGCCCCAGGTGGGTACGGCCCTGGAGAGATGGCTTCCCTTGGTGTTAGCCTGGCTGTGTTACTGGTCGTCGCTTTGGTCATCATTGGCCTGCTACTCTTCCGGATCCAGAAAAGCAAGACGGCTTGGAGGAAGCTTTCAGAAGCCAGCATCTTCCGTAGCTAC CTGGGGAAAGGTCCAGGCGAGCTTAAGGACGGGGTGCAGTACACTAACGAAGGTTTCCAGAACGACGAGGATAATGGCAGCGTAGGATCCAAAGGCCCAGATGAGAAGGACGGGATGAAAGCAAGCGCTGGGAATCAGGTGACCCCCAAAGCTGTGGACGAAATGATTACAAAGGTCTCCGCTCCACTCTACACCAACCTTCTGTCTGTCACAAGCAGTCTGGCAGATTCTGACAAGGCCGACAGTGAGAAGGAGGTGAAGCCCATCCTCACGAAGGAGAGGCGCATGGAGGAAGGCTACAAGTCTGTTTGGTTCAAAGAGGACATCGACCCCAATGCCAAGGAGGAAGTTGTTATCATACCTGACAACGAGGAGCAGGAAAGTGATGACAAcgacgacgatgatgatgataagGAAGAGGACCAGTCTAAAGAGGAGGAAGTAGATGACAACTTGTCACCCCAGACCCCAAATGTGTTCTTCTCTGATGACTGGGACAATAAACCCAGGGCAAGGTTTGAGGATTCTGAAGACGAAGAAATGCAGACAGATGACCTGTGA
- the cdhr5b gene encoding cadherin-related family member 5 isoform X1: MGQFTMEKEYTYFSLRTILGFLLVFLFQRSTEAQMCSSEKVTSIKENNVVGAVVTTITRQDGVTLTLTSNPANSFEMNGNNLTAAIVLDFENTKQFTVTIECKRNEEILPLDIVIIVENVNDNEPVFGQREYTLNVSELLPIDSKVGTIEATDADADPLIYRLEPSTTGFKLQGNSPNILVQKVLDYDTVKRVTLTLYAQDSPTSTPPSFTATATIQVNILDVNNRPPWFQPCNEIIEGMSKICLNSGYKSKVNLTEQEVGPLQLKPGPLYAIDGDKGINVPIRYRFVAGNEAEIFQISENTGNITMLKAMDVEGPLTLTVMATEMTNADHFATTTVNIVVVNKSKNPPQFEKKEYEGFISADSGINSMVLDGKSSNRPLRVQAKDADFADGFNSNIRYEAQEGRGFSITPQGFILMSQNLEPGPVSLQLKAIDSSNEESSIAMLMVEVTPGITTIAPTTGMASTEMATTNMATTEMATTEMATTNMATTEMATTEMATTNMATTYMATTDMSSTDTATTKMVTSEVATAIPTTSTSDRVLGAPGGYGPGEMASLGVSLAVLLVVALVIIGLLLFRIQKSKTAWRKLSEASIFRSYLGKGPGELKDGVQYTNEGFQNDEDNGSVGSKGPDEKDGMKASAGNQVTPKAVDEMITKVSAPLYTNLLSVTSSLADSDKADSEKEVKPILTKERRMEEGYKSVWFKEDIDPNAKEEVVIIPDNEEQESDDNDDDDDDKEEDQSKEEEVDDNLSPQTPNVFFSDDWDNKPRARFEDSEDEEMQTDDL, translated from the exons ATGGGACaatttacaatggagaaggaaTATACTTACTTCTCTTTGAGGACCATCTTGGGCTTTTTACTTGTGTTTTTGTTCCAGAGATCTACTGAGGCTCAGA TGTGCTCCAGTGAAAAGGTGACATCtattaaagaaaacaatgttgttGGTGCTGTTGTGACCACAATCACCAGACAAGATGGAGTGACTTTGACTTTAACCAGTAATCCTGCAAACTCTTTTGAAATGAATGGCAACAATCTTACAGCGGCCATAGTTTTAGATTTTGAG aATACCAAGCAATTCACTGTTACCATTGAATGCAAAAGAAATGAAGAAATT CTCCCTCTAGACATAGTGATAATTGTTGAAAATGTGAATGATAACGAACCAGTATTTGGCCAAAGAGAGTACACTCTCAATGTCTCTGAG TTATTACCCATAGACTCAAAAGTTGGTACAATTGAAGCAACGGATGCAGATGCAGACCCACTCATTTACCGCCTCGAGCCCAGTACA ACAGGTTTTAAACTGCAAGGTAACAGCCCAAACATACTAGTGCAAAAAGTCCTTGACTATGACACAGTCAAAAGGGTGACACTTACATTGTATGCTCAG GACAGCCCCACATCCACGCCACCCTCATTCACTGCCACTGCTACGATACAAGTCAATATCTTGGACGTTAACAACCGTCCGCCATGGTTCCAGCCCTGCAACGAAATAATAGAAGGCATGTCAAAAATCTGCCTCAACTCTGGATACAAAAGCAAGGTCAACCTTACAGAGCAAGAG GTTGGTCCGTTGCAACTGAAGCCCGGTCCACTGTATGCCATTGATGGTGACAAAGGCATAAATGTGCCAATAAGGTACAGATTTGTAGCCG GGAATGAAGCTGAAATATTTCAGATCAGTGAAAACACTGGAAACATCACCATGTTGAAAGCGATGGATGTAGAGGGTCCACTAACCTTGACAGTTATG GCTACAGAAATGACCAATGCTGACCACTTTGCGACGACAACAGTCAATATCGTTGTTGTGAACAAGAGTAAGAACCCGCCACAGTTTGAAAAGAAAGAATACGAGGGCTTCATCTCAGCAGATTCTGGTATCAACAGCATGGTTCTGGATGGCAAATCATCAAACAGACCACTCAGGGTCCAGGCCAAGGATGCAGACTTTGCTGAT GGATTCAATTCGAACATTAGATATGAGGCTCAGGAAGGAAGAGGTTTCTCAATCACCCCACAAGGCTTCATCCTGATGTCGCAAAACCTTGAGCCAGGCCCTGTTTCCTTGCAA CTGAAAGCCATCGACTCTTCCAATGAAGAATCAAGTATAGCAATGCTCATGGTAGAGGTCACGCCAG GGATTACAACTATAGCCCCAACCACTGGAATGGCCTCCACTGAAATGGCTACAACTAATATGGCAACCACTGAAATGGCTACCACTGAAATGGCCACAACTAATATGGCAACCACTGAAATGGCTACCACTGAAATGGCCACAACTAATATGGCAACCACTTATATGGCTACCACTGATATGTCCAGCACTGATACGGCCACTACTAAAATGGTCACCAGTGAAGTGGCTACTGCCATCCCCACCACCTCCACATCAG ACAGGGTACTTGGAGCCCCAGGTGGGTACGGCCCTGGAGAGATGGCTTCCCTTGGTGTTAGCCTGGCTGTGTTACTGGTCGTCGCTTTGGTCATCATTGGCCTGCTACTCTTCCGGATCCAGAAAAGCAAGACGGCTTGGAGGAAGCTTTCAGAAGCCAGCATCTTCCGTAGCTAC CTGGGGAAAGGTCCAGGCGAGCTTAAGGACGGGGTGCAGTACACTAACGAAGGTTTCCAGAACGACGAGGATAATGGCAGCGTAGGATCCAAAGGCCCAGATGAGAAGGACGGGATGAAAGCAAGCGCTGGGAATCAGGTGACCCCCAAAGCTGTGGACGAAATGATTACAAAGGTCTCCGCTCCACTCTACACCAACCTTCTGTCTGTCACAAGCAGTCTGGCAGATTCTGACAAGGCCGACAGTGAGAAGGAGGTGAAGCCCATCCTCACGAAGGAGAGGCGCATGGAGGAAGGCTACAAGTCTGTTTGGTTCAAAGAGGACATCGACCCCAATGCCAAGGAGGAAGTTGTTATCATACCTGACAACGAGGAGCAGGAAAGTGATGACAAcgacgacgatgatgatgataagGAAGAGGACCAGTCTAAAGAGGAGGAAGTAGATGACAACTTGTCACCCCAGACCCCAAATGTGTTCTTCTCTGATGACTGGGACAATAAACCCAGGGCAAGGTTTGAGGATTCTGAAGACGAAGAAATGCAGACAGATGACCTGTGA